Proteins encoded by one window of bacterium:
- the pnp gene encoding polyribonucleotide nucleotidyltransferase, with product MERRVEIPVGDRIMKIETGRLAKQANGSVLIQYGDTIVLVTACFDDNPREGGDFFPLTVDYREYTYAAGKIPGGFFKREGKPTEKEVLTSRLIDRSIRPLFPEGYYNETQVIASVLSADQENDPDVLGLVGASAALYLSKSPFNSPIAGVRVGLIDNQLVLNPTNQQQTQSSLEIVVAGTETAIVMVEALAREMPEEKMIEAIMFGHEAIKKIISAIKQLFNSQPYTKNAVPPVEYPTDIVDDIRFRHGAAILSALNVSGKLASRQALKELEESILSEIPEEEEEKRESTEKSFHKVKEELVRNQILQGQRSDGRAANEVRPIDIQVGLLPRTHGSALFTRGETQALATVTLGTSEDAQIIDELEGESKRRFMLHYNFPPFSVAEVGFLRAPSRREIGHGALADKAIRTLLPDETTFPYTIRLVSDILESNGSSSMATVCGGVLALMDAGVPLKSPAAGVAMGLIMEGERYSILTDIAGEEDHTGDMDFKVAGTREGITALQMDVKLEGLSANIMHQALNQAKEARLFILDKMLQVLPEHRSEISSFAPRLITMKIPTDKIREVIGPGGKVIRGIIEQTGVKIDVQDDGTVTIASADESAAKKAQQIIEGITATAEKGRTYLGKVQRIAEYGAFVEIIPGTVGLLHVSEMAPYRVHEVRDLVTEGQELMVRVIEIGDDGKIRLSHKEFAQATPPPGYNEGRREREPERPRREGEYRPRSQDRDREYRGRRSDSNRRGPRSNY from the coding sequence ATGGAACGCCGAGTAGAAATCCCGGTAGGCGACCGGATCATGAAAATCGAGACAGGACGTCTCGCCAAACAGGCAAACGGTTCTGTGCTCATCCAGTACGGAGATACCATCGTGCTGGTCACAGCATGTTTTGATGACAACCCCAGAGAGGGTGGTGATTTTTTCCCCTTAACAGTTGATTACAGAGAATACACTTATGCCGCAGGTAAGATTCCCGGCGGTTTTTTCAAACGGGAAGGCAAACCAACCGAAAAAGAAGTTTTGACCTCGCGGTTGATTGATCGTTCAATCCGTCCACTTTTCCCGGAGGGCTACTACAATGAAACCCAGGTAATCGCATCCGTCCTTTCCGCCGATCAAGAGAATGACCCGGATGTTTTAGGTTTGGTGGGAGCATCCGCTGCTCTGTACCTGTCCAAGAGTCCTTTCAACAGTCCGATCGCAGGAGTTCGTGTGGGTTTGATTGACAATCAACTGGTCTTAAATCCAACGAATCAGCAACAGACTCAAAGCTCACTTGAAATCGTTGTGGCCGGTACTGAAACGGCGATCGTGATGGTTGAGGCTCTGGCTCGTGAAATGCCCGAAGAAAAAATGATTGAAGCGATCATGTTCGGTCATGAAGCGATCAAGAAAATCATCAGTGCGATCAAACAACTCTTCAACAGTCAGCCTTATACGAAAAACGCTGTGCCGCCGGTTGAATATCCGACCGACATCGTAGATGACATCCGGTTCCGTCATGGGGCTGCGATTCTTTCCGCGTTGAACGTTTCGGGGAAACTTGCCTCACGGCAGGCGCTGAAGGAATTAGAGGAGAGCATCCTATCCGAGATTCCTGAGGAAGAGGAAGAGAAACGGGAATCGACCGAGAAATCATTTCATAAGGTAAAAGAAGAACTCGTGCGGAACCAGATTCTACAAGGACAAAGATCAGACGGTCGCGCGGCCAACGAAGTCCGGCCGATTGATATTCAGGTCGGGCTTTTGCCTCGAACGCACGGATCGGCATTGTTTACCAGGGGTGAAACTCAGGCTCTTGCCACCGTGACCCTTGGAACATCGGAAGACGCTCAGATCATTGATGAATTGGAGGGGGAAAGCAAAAGACGTTTCATGCTGCACTACAATTTTCCTCCATTCTCTGTTGCCGAAGTCGGGTTTTTGCGCGCGCCCTCCAGGCGTGAGATCGGGCATGGAGCGCTTGCTGACAAAGCGATTCGCACTTTGTTGCCTGATGAAACAACGTTTCCTTACACCATCCGGCTTGTTTCGGACATTCTGGAATCAAACGGCTCCTCTTCGATGGCCACGGTCTGCGGCGGTGTGCTTGCATTGATGGATGCGGGTGTGCCGTTGAAGTCTCCTGCCGCCGGTGTTGCAATGGGGCTAATCATGGAAGGGGAACGCTATTCCATTTTGACCGATATTGCAGGAGAAGAAGATCACACCGGAGATATGGATTTTAAAGTTGCTGGTACAAGAGAGGGCATTACAGCTCTTCAAATGGATGTGAAGCTGGAAGGATTGTCCGCGAATATCATGCATCAGGCTTTGAATCAGGCGAAAGAAGCTCGCCTGTTTATTTTGGATAAGATGCTGCAGGTGCTTCCTGAACATCGTTCGGAGATTTCCAGTTTTGCGCCGAGACTCATCACGATGAAGATTCCTACGGATAAGATTCGCGAAGTCATCGGACCGGGCGGCAAAGTGATTCGTGGAATCATCGAGCAAACCGGCGTGAAGATCGATGTGCAGGATGATGGAACTGTCACCATCGCCAGCGCTGATGAATCCGCTGCCAAGAAAGCTCAACAGATTATTGAAGGGATCACTGCAACCGCTGAGAAAGGCCGCACCTATCTTGGAAAGGTCCAGCGTATTGCTGAATATGGCGCTTTTGTGGAGATCATTCCAGGCACCGTGGGACTCCTACATGTTTCCGAGATGGCGCCTTATCGTGTGCATGAAGTTCGAGATCTGGTGACGGAAGGACAGGAATTGATGGTTCGAGTGATTGAGATTGGAGATGACGGAAAAATCCGGCTCAGCCACAAGGAATTTGCGCAAGCGACACCGCCACCCGGTTACAACGAAGGTCGCCGGGAAAGGGAACCAGAACGCCCTCGCCGCGAAGGTGAGTACAGGCCTCGCTCACAGGATCGTGATCGTGAGTATCGTGGTCGTCGTTCCGATTCCAATCGACGCGGACCTCGCTCCAACTATTAG